In Candidatus Bandiella numerosa, one genomic interval encodes:
- the mobF gene encoding MobF family relaxase: protein MEVNLRSDPKRQAELRNVMQNAVKRTLDYASERGLLQVRKGKAGIEKENVDKLAYALFAHSTNRKLEPQEHIHSFLANMAICQDGKMRSINMDKIINRNGTIKFLGQVFRNELAYDLKKSGEKLRTTILSGGSSSFEFSHISDNLIRAFSTRRQEIEELCEKYGIQQSKDGIKLLLTRERQREK from the coding sequence ATAGAGGTCAATTTACGTTCTGATCCAAAAAGACAGGCAGAGCTAAGAAATGTTATGCAGAATGCAGTTAAGAGAACGCTTGATTATGCTTCAGAGCGTGGATTATTACAAGTGAGGAAAGGTAAGGCTGGGATAGAGAAAGAAAACGTAGATAAACTTGCATATGCGTTATTTGCACATAGTACTAACAGGAAACTTGAGCCACAAGAGCATATACATTCATTTTTAGCAAATATGGCGATATGCCAGGATGGTAAGATGAGAAGTATAAATATGGATAAAATAATTAATAGGAATGGTACTATTAAGTTTTTAGGACAGGTATTTAGGAATGAACTAGCTTATGACCTAAAAAAATCAGGTGAAAAACTTAGAACTACAATTTTATCAGGTGGGAGTAGTTCATTTGAGTTTTCGCATATATCTGATAATTTAATTAGAGCATTTTCCACTAGAAGGCAGGAGATTGAGGAGCTATGTGAGAAATACGGTATACAACAAAGCAAGGACGGGATAAAATTGTTATTAACTCGAGAGAGGCAAAGAGAAAAGTAG
- a CDS encoding methyltransferase domain-containing protein, translating to MLCNAEVGFLEKYKKHTFIKKREHYNWLLYNNTLKKDLTLNDTGATSKEDPILDRSEIIRLHDRYLPINYPTVIDIGSGLGGFSKTMAFLGYNVTSIDMCPEHIEIQEKNFCSIKPISFMHDLLNLDGYNFLNLENDCKQIKSKQKFIEWDFLEPTPSNLPRAPWHFIIAFNVFQFMNHDAITKSLELIKDNIADQGIIYVNYTHLTVNNLFLSSYNQNYTFLMTELVRLGFEVESQADTPRNHNFCIDARNNAERIFLDSIRNKVKIFVPSDWKPQVEYLCNQVTPQVTTMILKKKSRL from the coding sequence ATGTTATGCAATGCAGAAGTGGGGTTTTTAGAGAAATATAAAAAACATACTTTTATAAAAAAAAGGGAGCACTACAATTGGCTGTTATACAATAATACCCTAAAAAAGGATCTTACATTGAATGATACAGGAGCAACATCCAAAGAGGATCCAATATTGGATAGAAGTGAAATTATTAGACTACATGATAGATATTTACCTATAAATTACCCTACTGTTATAGATATAGGCTCTGGTCTCGGAGGTTTTAGTAAAACTATGGCATTTTTAGGATATAATGTGACTTCAATAGATATGTGTCCAGAACATATAGAAATACAAGAAAAGAATTTTTGTTCTATAAAACCCATATCGTTTATGCATGATTTGTTAAATCTAGATGGGTATAATTTTTTAAATTTAGAGAACGATTGTAAGCAAATAAAATCAAAACAAAAATTTATAGAATGGGATTTTCTTGAACCAACTCCAAGCAATTTACCGCGTGCTCCATGGCATTTTATAATAGCATTTAATGTATTCCAATTTATGAATCATGACGCAATCACAAAGAGCTTAGAGTTAATCAAAGATAATATAGCCGATCAAGGAATCATTTATGTAAATTACACACATCTTACAGTTAATAATTTATTTTTAAGTAGTTACAATCAGAACTATACTTTTTTAATGACTGAGCTAGTAAGATTGGGGTTTGAGGTGGAATCTCAAGCTGACACACCTAGAAATCATAATTTTTGTATAGATGCTAGAAATAATGCAGAAAGAATTTTTCTAGATAGTATCAGAAATAAAGTAAAAATTTTCGTACCTTCTGACTGGAAACCCCAAGTAGAATACTTGTGTAACCAAGTTACGCCACAAGTCACCACAATGATATTAAAAAAGAAATCTAGGTTATAA
- a CDS encoding relaxase domain-containing protein, which translates to MLTVKGFESSGAAGKYYSHGDYYGSEGTGVWYGKGAEQIGLIGGFNASNDPRFKAVLEGRVNEDNPLGRIHNGKWEHRPGYDLTFSAPRAFL; encoded by the coding sequence ATGCTCACAGTAAAAGGATTTGAATCATCAGGTGCGGCCGGAAAGTACTATAGTCATGGTGATTATTACGGTAGTGAAGGAACAGGAGTGTGGTACGGGAAAGGTGCTGAACAAATAGGACTTATAGGAGGATTTAACGCAAGCAATGATCCTAGATTTAAAGCTGTGCTTGAAGGTAGGGTGAATGAGGATAATCCCTTAGGTCGTATACATAATGGCAAATGGGAGCATAGACCTGGATATGATCTGACTTTTTCAGCTCCAAGAGCTTTTCTATAG
- a CDS encoding YhcG family protein, whose amino-acid sequence MNKNYKLDQNYGTLVADLKKRVAESRYKATLSINKELVLLYHHIGQQILKSQKVHGRGAKVIEQLSKDLYSAFPEMKGFSSRNLKYMRKFAEEYQDQQIVQQLVAQLPWGHNVVLLDRISDRREREFYIKETIQYGWSRNIMVMQIESNLYMRQGGAVTNFDKRLPNLQSDLAVGLMKDPYCFDFLSLGRDAHEREIEKGLISHMQKFLLELGEGFAFVGSQYHLEVGGQDFFVDMLFYHLKLRCYFVIELKNTAFKPEYSGKLNFYLSVIDDKLKHKDDNPSIGLILCKSKNKVVAEYALRDIEKPIGLSEYKLPEKIIEKLKATLPSIEELEKELSKDIEEVEDVENE is encoded by the coding sequence ATGAATAAAAACTATAAACTAGACCAAAATTACGGCACATTAGTAGCAGATTTAAAAAAGAGAGTAGCAGAATCAAGGTATAAAGCTACTTTAAGTATAAATAAGGAGTTAGTTCTACTATATCATCATATAGGTCAGCAAATACTTAAATCTCAAAAAGTTCATGGCAGGGGTGCAAAAGTAATAGAGCAGCTATCTAAAGATTTATATTCGGCATTCCCGGAGATGAAAGGATTTAGCTCTAGGAATTTAAAATATATGCGTAAATTTGCAGAAGAATATCAAGATCAGCAAATTGTGCAACAGCTTGTTGCACAATTACCTTGGGGTCATAATGTTGTTTTACTGGATCGAATATCAGACAGAAGAGAACGAGAATTTTATATAAAAGAAACAATCCAATATGGATGGTCTAGAAATATAATGGTGATGCAAATAGAGAGCAATCTTTACATGAGGCAAGGAGGAGCAGTTACAAACTTTGATAAGAGATTACCTAATCTACAATCTGATTTAGCAGTAGGATTAATGAAAGACCCATATTGCTTTGATTTTCTAAGCTTAGGCAGGGATGCCCATGAAAGAGAAATAGAAAAAGGCTTAATATCACATATGCAAAAGTTTTTGCTTGAGCTCGGCGAGGGATTTGCGTTTGTAGGTAGTCAGTATCATCTAGAAGTTGGTGGTCAAGACTTTTTCGTGGATATGCTCTTTTATCATTTAAAGCTACGCTGCTATTTTGTGATAGAGCTCAAAAATACAGCATTCAAACCGGAATATTCAGGGAAGCTTAATTTTTACTTATCAGTTATAGATGATAAATTAAAGCATAAAGATGATAACCCATCAATTGGTTTAATTTTATGTAAGTCTAAAAATAAAGTAGTAGCAGAATATGCGCTTAGAGATATAGAGAAGCCTATAGGGCTATCTGAGTACAAATTACCTGAAAAAATTATTGAGAAATTGAAAGCTACTCTACCAAGTATAGAAGAGCTTGAGAAAGAGTTGTCAAAAGATATAGAAGAAGTAGAGGATGTTGAAAATGAATAA
- a CDS encoding AAA family ATPase: MLNLNKEIQSEEVGEKAELTVEEIAKLCALDASSKKAVFGHNDLVRSMIKYTMGEATISKLEDAVTKLVNEGELIKHSDKYTTLSLLQKEKEILKIAKQSLNSTKSIIKESNVKNQIKAFEAREKASNNKFMGLNDSQKNGLKYILTSKDNIIAVDGLAGVGKSTILNAVRDISGRKIINLIGLGDKFGGAAPTASAAKTLQESAKVESSTLHSFIYKYKGYIEGRGKAQTLQTIKRVTANQ; encoded by the coding sequence GTGTTGAATTTAAATAAGGAAATACAATCAGAAGAAGTTGGTGAGAAAGCGGAATTAACAGTTGAAGAAATAGCGAAGCTCTGCGCATTGGACGCCTCATCTAAAAAAGCAGTATTTGGTCATAACGATTTAGTGAGATCAATGATAAAGTATACTATGGGAGAGGCAACTATCAGTAAACTTGAGGATGCTGTAACAAAGCTTGTAAATGAGGGTGAGTTAATAAAGCATAGTGATAAATATACAACCCTATCTTTACTTCAAAAAGAAAAGGAGATTTTAAAAATTGCTAAGCAATCACTGAATAGTACAAAGTCTATTATAAAGGAAAGTAATGTAAAGAATCAGATAAAAGCTTTTGAAGCAAGGGAGAAAGCGAGTAATAATAAATTCATGGGTCTTAATGATAGCCAGAAAAATGGACTCAAATATATTTTGACATCAAAAGATAATATAATTGCAGTAGATGGACTTGCTGGTGTAGGGAAGTCAACGATATTAAATGCGGTACGTGATATTAGTGGAAGGAAAATAATTAATTTGATTGGACTGGGAGATAAATTTGGTGGAGCTGCGCCTACAGCATCTGCTGCAAAAACACTGCAGGAATCAGCAAAAGTAGAATCATCTACTCTGCATTCATTTATATATAAATATAAAGGATATATAGAAGGAAGGGGAAAAGCTCAAACACTTCAGACAATAAAAAGAGTTACAGCAAATCAGTGA